Proteins found in one Triticum aestivum cultivar Chinese Spring chromosome 4D, IWGSC CS RefSeq v2.1, whole genome shotgun sequence genomic segment:
- the LOC123098436 gene encoding cell division control protein 48 homolog E: MAAPTPQGEASSSDPKSKKDYSTAILERKKSPNRLVVDEATNDDNSVVALHPDTMERLQLFRGDTVLLKGKKRKDTICIVLADDTCEEPKIRMNKTVRKNLRVRLGDVVSVHQCPDVKYGKRVHTLPIDDTVEGITGNLFDAFLKPYFLEAYRPLRKGDLFLVRGGMRSVEFKVIETDPAEYCIVAPDTEIFCDGEPVKREDEERLDDVGYDDVGGVRKQMAQIRELVELPLRHPQLFKSIGVKPPKGILLFGPPGSGKTLIARAVANETGAFFFLINGPEIMSKLAGESESNLRKAFEEAEKNAPSIIFIDEIDSIAPKREKTNGEVERRIVSQLLTLMDGLKSRAHVIVMGATNRPNSIDPALRRFGRFDREIDIGVPDEVGRLEVLRIHTKNMKLAEDVELEHISRDTHGYVGADLAALCTEAALQCIREKMDIIDLEDETIDAEILNSMAVTNDHFKTALTTSNPSALRETVVEVPNVSWEDIGGLENVKRELQETVQYPVEHPEKFEKFGMSPSKGVLFYGPPGCGKTLLAKAIANECQANFISIKGPELLTMWFGESEANVREIFDKARGSAPCVLFFDELDSIATQRGSSSGDAGGAADRVLNQLLTEMDGMNAKKTVFIIGATNRPDIIDPALLRPGRLDQLIYIPLPDVESRHQIFKACLRKSPLAKDIDLSALAKYTQGFSGADITEICQRACKYAIRENIEKDIERERRRKDNPEAMEEDEVDEVAEIRAAHFEESMKYARRSVSDADIRKYQAFAQTLQQSRGFGSEFRFPDQPAAGASSAAAADPFASAAAAADDDDLYS; this comes from the exons ATGGCCGCCCCGACGCCGCAGGGCGAGGCCTCCTCCTCCGATCC CAAGTCGAAGAAGGACTACTCGACGGCGATTCTAGAGCGGAAGAAGTCCCCCAACCGCCTCGTCGTCGACGAGGCCACCAACGATGACAACTCCGTCGTCGCCCTCCACCCCGACACCATGGAGAGGCTCCAGCTCTTCCGCGGCGACACGGTCCTTCTTAAG GGTAAGAAAAGGAAGGACACAATCTGCATTGTGCTTGCTGATGACACATGTGAGGAGCCAAAGATCAGAATGAACAAGACCGTCAGGAAGAACTTGAGAGTGCGACTTGGTGACGTGGTGTCTGTTCACCAATGCCCTGATGTCAAATACGGGAAGCGGGTGCACACACTTCCTATCGATGACACAGTTGAAGGCATTACTGGAAACTTGTTTGATGCCTTCTTGAAAC CTTACTTCCTAGAAGCTTACCGTCCTTTGAGGAAGGGAGATCTTTTCCTTGTGAGGGGTGGAATGAGAAGTGTGGAATTCAAAGTTATAGAGACAGACCCTGCAGAGTATTGCATCGTTGCACCAGACACCGAGATATTCTGTGATGGTGAGCCTGTTAAGAGGGAGGATGAAGAAAGGCTTGACGATGTTGGCTATGATGATGTTGGTGGAGTTAGGAAGCAAATGGCCCAGATCAGAGAACTGGTTGAACTCCCACTGCGTCACCCTCAGCTTTTCAAGTCTATTGGTGTGAAGCCTCCAAAGGGCATATTGCTGTTTGGACCACCTGGCTCTGGCAAGACCCTTATTGCTAGAGCTGTTGCCAATGAAACAGGTGCATTCTTCTTTCTGATTAATGGCCCAGAAATTATGTCCAAGTTAGCAGGAGAAAGTGAGAGCAATCTCAGAAAGGCATTTGAAGAAGCTGAGAAGAATGCTCCGTCCATCATTTTTATTGATGAGATTGATTCAATAGCCCCGAAGAGAGAGAAGACCAATGGAGAAGTTGAAAGGCGTATTGTTTCACAGCTGTTGACTCTTATGGACGGGCTTAAATCCCGTGCACATGTTATTGTCATGGGTGCTACAAACCGCCCAAACAGTATTGATCCTGCCCTCAGAAGATTTGGTAGGTTTGACCGGGAGATTGACATTGGAGTCCCTGATGAAGTTGGGCGCCTTGAGGTTCTCCGGATTCACACCAAAAACATGAAGTTGGCTGAAGAT GTGGAACTGGAACATATTTCAAGAGATACTCATGGGTATGTTGGTGCTGATCTTGCTGCTCTTTGCACTGAGGCTGCTCTCCAATGCATTCGTGAGAAGATGGATATTATTGATCTTGAGGACGAGACAATAGATGCTGAGATACTCAACTCTATGGCTGTGACAAATGACCATTTCAAGACCGCCCTGACGACAAGCAACCCGTCTGCTCTCCGTGAAACT GTTGTTGAAGTTCCCAATGTTTCTTGGGAAGATATTGGTGGGCTGGAGAATGTCAAAAGGGAGTTGCAGGAG ACTGTTCAATACCCTGTGGAGCATCCGGAGAAATTTGAGAAGTTTGGCATGTCTCCTTCCAAGGGTGTTTTGTTCTATGGCCCTCCTGGCTGTGGTAAAACCTTATTAGCCAAGGCAATTGCAAATGAGTGCCAGGCTAACTTCATCAGTATCAAGGGACCTGAGCTGCTTACCATGTGGTTTGGTGAGAGTGAGGCCAATGTGCGTGAGATTTTCGACAAGGCTAGGGGGTCAGCACCATGTGTGCTCTTCTTTGATGAGCTTGACTCTATTGCTACCCAG AGAGGAAGCAGCAGTGGGGATGCTGGAGGTGCTGCTGATAGAGTGCTGAACCAGCTGCTGACTGAGATGGATGGCATGAATGCTAAGAAAACCGTCTTCATCATTGGTGCTACCAACAGGCCAGACATCATAGACCCTGCCCTGCTTAGGCCAGGGCGTCTTGATCAGCTTATCTACATCCCTCTTCCTGATGTTGAGTCGAGGCACCAGATCTTCAAAGCTTGCCTCAGAAAGTCTCCTTTGGCCAAGGATATTGATCTGAGTGCTCTTGCCAAGTACACTCAAGGGTTCAGCGGTGCTGATATCACTGAAATTTGCCAGCGTGCTTGCAAGTATGCCATCAGGGAGAACATCGAGAAG GACatcgagagggagaggcggaggaaGGACAACCCTgaagccatggaggaggacgagGTTGATGAGGTTGCTGAGATCAGGGCTGCCCACTTTGAGGAGTCGATGAAGTATGCGCGCCGGAGTGTGAGCGATGCCGACATCCGCAAGTACCAGGCCTTTGCCCAGACTCTGCAGCAGTCtcgtggatttggcagcgagttcCGGTTCCCTGATCAGCCGGCTGCGGGTGCTTCCTCTGCCGCTGCGGCCGACCCTTTTGCTTCCGCTGCTGCAGCAGCTGACGATGATGATTTATATAGCTAA